Proteins encoded in a region of the Podospora pseudopauciseta strain CBS 411.78 chromosome 6, whole genome shotgun sequence genome:
- the ALG2 gene encoding Alpha-1,3-mannosyltransferase-like protein (EggNog:ENOG503NW8K; COG:M; CAZy:GT4) translates to MAKGTKDETGDGKVGEKKQKTIVFLHPDLGIGGAERLVVDAAVGLQKRGCKVVIFTSHCDPGHCFDEARDGTLDVRVRGNTVIPPSILGRFSILCAILRQIHLILSITLFTSELSKINPSGFFIDQLSAGVPLLSLLRPQTPIFFYCHFPDLLLVQNRNSSLFKRLYRIPFDALEQWSMGFATSTAVNSNFTKSVVAKTWPGYPADQLKIVYPCINTSLPSSSSPDEETQPIKWGQSEKSIILSINRFERKKNIALAIQAFALFPAPARQKSKLVVAGGYDARVHENVSYHADLVSLCEKLGLKSATVTTVVSALNSSIEDVDVLFLLSVPNALKEILLKSAKLLVYTPREEHFGIVPLEAMLRGVMERVVERMGEGELREMGEEGKKRVRENFAETEMARQLEGVFEEMEGVDAKGAGALGLILVVMAGLTGAIGVGIGLWLVRTPVVKL, encoded by the exons ATGGCGAAGGGAACGAAAGATGAAACAGGGGATGGGAAAGTGGGAGAGAAAAAGCAGAAAACGATTGTCTTTCTACATCCAGACCTCGGGATAGGCGGCGCCGAGAGGTTGGTTGTCGATGCGGCGGTTGGGCTGCAGAAGAGAGGGTGCAAGGTGGTGATTTTTACTAGCCATTGCGATCCAGGGCATTGTTTTGATGAGGCTAGGGATG GAACCCTCGACGTCCGCGTAAGAGGCAACACCGTCATCCCCCCTTCCATCCTCGGCCGCTTCTCCATCCTCTGCGCCATCCTCCGCCAGATCCACCTCATCTTGTCTATTACTCTCTTCACCTCGGAACTCTCCAAGATAAACCCTTCGGGCTTCTTCATCGACCAGCTCTCCGCCGGCgtacccctcctctccctcttgcGGCCACAGACACCGATATTCTTTTACTGCCACTTCCCCGATTTGCTCCTCGTCCAAAACCGAAACTCGTCGCTGTTCAAGAGACTGTATCGGATCCCGTTTGATGCGCTGGAGCAATGGTCCATGGGCTTTGCGACCTCGACGGCGGTCAACTCGAATTTCACAAAGTCGGTCGTTGCGAAGACTTGGCCGGGTTATCCAGCCGATCAGCTTAAAATAGTCTACCCCTgcatcaacacctccctcccctcctcctcctcccccgacgAAGAAACCCAACCGATTAAATGGGGGCAGTCGGAGAAGTCGATCATTTTGAGTATCAACCGCTTCGAACGCAAAAAAAACATCGCCCTCGCCATCCAAGCGTTCGCCCTCTTCCCCGCTCCCGCCCGACAGAAATCAAAGCTTGTCGTTGCCGGGGGTTATGACGCGAGGGTGCACGAGAACGTCTCTTACCATGCTGATCTAGTCAGCCTGTGCGAGAAACTGGGGTTGAAGTCTGCCACTGTCACAACGGTGGTCAGCGCGCTGAACTCGAGCATAGAGGATGTGGATGTCTTGTTTCTGCTGTCGGTGCCGAATGCGCTGAAGGAGATTTTATTGAAGAGTGCAAAGTTGCTGGTTTATACGCCGAGGGAGGAGCACTTTGGGATTGTGCCGCTGGAGGCTATGCTGAGGGGG GTTATGGAGCGCGTTGTTGAgcggatgggggagggggagctgagggagatgggggaggaggggaagaagagggtgagggagaatTTTGCGGAGACGGAAATGGCGAGGCAGTTGGAGGGTGTGTtcgaggagatggagggggtggatgcAAAAGGGGCGGGGGCTTTGGGATTGAtattggtggtgatggcggggctTACGGGGGCGATAGGGGTGGGGAtagggttgtggttggttaGGACGCCGGTGGTGAAGTTGTAG